Below is a window of Drosophila nasuta strain 15112-1781.00 chromosome X, ASM2355853v1, whole genome shotgun sequence DNA.
taaaaataccaaataaaatacaacaataacaacatccAATGAGCAAACAGCACTGCGAAATGTGGAACGAGCAAACAAGAGTGCAACCAGCGCCCCAATACccataaaatttcaattatagtATAACTAATGTGTAGCGTAGTCACACTGAATACTGAAATATCGATAGTATCGTTTTACTATCGCAAGAGCGATATCTAAAGAAGTGATCTAACTTCAGTATAGGAAAGAAAAACTCATGgaattgcatattttgtttgattACAATCGTCTCGTCTTaggataataaataaatataattcgtATTTGTTGGTTTTCATCAAATTAcatgaatacaaaaattttagCTTACATCttaatgcaaatacaattaaagTTCCATATTACTATAACAATTTGCAAACTTATTTCGCTAaagttataaataaagtataattttgttctaataataattataatcgAAAGTGGAGCACGTGCGTTCTGTTCTCATGAACGTTATCTATATGAACCGCTCAATTGGCAGATAAACAATCGGTGATTTGCGTTAATTAAGCAGCAATTAATTAACTAGTTTTGCTTTCtatcccctctctctcttctctatCTCAGATACACAATGGCCAGATCTACGACAAGGAGACGCTGTTGCGCGCCTTGCTGGCGGCAATGTCACCGCACGTCTTCATCCCGCAATATTGGCGAGTGGAGCGCAGCTGCGTCCTTTTCTTTACGGATGACTTTGAGGTGGCCGAGCGCATACAACAGCTGGGCAGGCACGCCCAGTTGCCAGATGGATTCCGTTTGATGCCGCGTGTGCGCAACGGTATTCCATTGGTCACCATTGACGATGAGTTCAAGGCCAAGATGAAGGTTGTGATGGCCAAGCGATACAATGTGCAGACCAAGGCCTTGGATTTGTCCAAATTCCACGCCGATCCCGATATGAAGCCACTGTTTTGTCCGCTCTTTCGTAGCAATGTGATGTCATGCGCCCTGGACATAATATGCGAAAATATTCCCGATTTGGAGGCAATCAATCTGAACGATAATCAAATGAGCACCATGGAGGCATTCAAGGGCGCCGACAAGCGTTTGCCAAATCTCAAGATACTTTATCTGGGCGACAATAAGGTGAGTTCGGAGTTCACGTTATATCTTAGTATAGTTCATATTGATATGATACTTAAGCATATCCttcttattaattattttccttTTGTGACAACAGTTGCAATCGCTGGCCCATCTGCTGGTCTTTCGTTACTTGCCGATTGTGGAGCTGGTTTTGCGCAATAATCCGTGCCGTTTGCGCTATAAGGATCCACAGCAATTTGTCAGGTATACTATAGTGTGATTTCTTAATTCAAAACATACTCTTTCCTTGCAAGGATGTGGCAGCCCAAGCAATGCAAACTACGCGGGAACCGAGCTAAgagttgtgtgtttgtctcATAACTTTTAAGGATCCACGTGCCATGTTCTCATATTCCATTTCAACATTTCTGTTTTCTTATTAAGAAATGCGTTGTTTAAACGAACCGCGTTGCAATTTCGAACGCGATCTGTCGCTTTCTGATTCTTGATACCAATTTTTTTCGCCTAAGGCAGATGCATTTGTTAGCCTTGTAGAAAAAGAAACACTTGTCACACTTGAGGCAAACCACAAGTAGAGCCAAGCTTTAGACAGTTCtgaaaaaaaagcgaaaaaagaaaataaaagaaaaaatatctCAATggataaaaaaagaaaagaaaaaaaaacatttacaaaagAAGCAAACTCCACACAACGCACTCTAATTGCAGCGATATGGCAGCACTGCCAGCGACTAACGGACTAACACACGAGTACTCAAAAATTTGAACGGAGCGTTTGCAAGCCCGTTATGAAGACACGAACATGCAGCAAATAGCGTTGGTTGAGCTGCCCGCtttcctctctccctctccgctcactgttgccgttgttgttgctcgagTTGTGTTGTGAATGCGACAAACAACGGGCAAGTCTTTAAAGAGGTTTGAGATATATATCGACAAAACAGAAATCGAAAGCAAAACCACGTGAAACGCGATAAATGCATGCTTGCGCGCAACGCACACGTACgcattgcacacacacaaacgcataCACGTATAGTATAGGCGGCCGATCGCCATCTTGTTGTGGTGGGAGCCGCTGCGCCCAAATTACGATGAACACCTGTAAAgtgtgctgtgttgttgtgttgctattgctgttgttgttgttgctcctgctgttgTCGCAGcgtcattgttattgttgttggctatttTGTCTAATGAAAATTGGGTGCGCACGCCAAGCAAGCTATCTTCCTCTTACGCACTTACGCATAACAATACACTTAAACACACACGCCCACAATTATGACGACGGCGGCGGCAAGGACTTTCAGACCACATGACTGACGTCGATCAccactacaaaaaaaaaagaacaacataCACTGACAGACATGCTGGCGTTGGCGGCCTTATTTTCTATAGCTAAACGACGAGTCTGCGTTTTGTTGCAAGCCTTTTGTTTAACTTGGCTAATGTTCTGTCTATCTGCGGTTGCAGCGtgcaaactacaaaaaaaaagtacgaTAACGATAAACGATAACAAATAAGCTATAAATTAGTATTTAACGACTTTAAGACTTGACGATGGTGCTGCAGCAACGAGCTTTTGTGCGGCGACGTTTGGAGTGCTcaacgaaaaaagaaatatatataaaaacaagaaaatagcaaacaaaaaagatacaaaaaacaaaagtttgtaaataaattaaaaaaagaagaaaaaaaaaacaatagaaaacTGTTCAAAAGATTGGCTCACTTTGAAATGTATAGTCAATAAAGCTTGCGCGCCGTTCAACAAAgcgcatttaaatgaaaaccaaaTGCAATTGCCTGCACAACACATGTTGagaaagtaaagtaaataatttatttgcgacacatatgaaataatatatgtGCAAAGAGTTTGACGCGAAGCGACAGGTGAAAGTGTACGAAATTGCAATGTACAAAACGGTCAAAGCGATTTAATGTCACACATGTGCATAAATCGAtttcgttatcgttatcgttacgATGTCGATGCGATgcctttgtatattttaaactcgATACTAATGCCACGACTAAAAACGGGCGCAATATCCTTCAACTGAAAACTATTTACAGCGAAGTAAGACGAAAGTTTCCCAAACTAGTAAAGCTGGTAAGTATATTATGCTCATCTACATACATTCCAATTCTAACTAATATTAATCGGGTGTGCCTTTAAGGATGGCTTTGAGTTGAGCGAATCGAGCGGCGTCATGCCACCGGCCAAGGCATCGTTTCTATGCGACAGCGCGGGCGCTGAGTTGGTTCGACAATTTTTGGAGCAGTACTTTAACATCTTTGATTCCGGCAACCGACAGCCGCTGCTCGATGCCTATCATGAGCACGCCCTGCTCTCCATGTCCATGCCTCCGATGAGTCAGGGGGGCAGGTAAGTCTTTAACTTCCGATTACTTCTCCAATCGAGATATTGATCGCATTGCTTTGCAGACTGAACAACTTCCGGAAGTTCAATCGTAATCTACGTCGCATTATAAGTAACGAACGGGACGATCCACGCACAAAGTTCCTGAAGAGTGGTCGTCTCGCTTGCGTATCCGCCCTTGACGAATGGCCACGCACAGTCCACGAGCGTCGCACCTTCTCTGTGGATCTGACCATATACAATGTAAGTGATGATAGTTAAGGAGATAATGTTAAAGGTGGTCAACGCTATCATTTTAGTTCAGCTTTCATCTCacttctaaaatatatttaccaACTTGCAATTGTCTTCTTTTTGCAGCCCCAAATGATGGTGTTCACTGTAACAGGTCTGTTTAAAGAGTTTACTGGCGACACGGATACCTCGACGTTTTACGAGTTGCGGCACTTTGTGCGCACATTCGTGCTAGTGCCACAGAACACGGGCTTCTGCATTCGCAACGAGACCATCTTTATAACCAGCGCCACACCCGAGCAGTTGCGTGAATTTAAGCGCAGCCAGCATCAGCCTGCACCGGGCGCACCAATGCCCAGCaacgttgcagttgcagcagctgtgGGCGAAACTTCGCTGCAGAATCGTTTGCAGCAAGGTCAGccaccaacagcagctgtgGCACTGTTGCCACCACCGACAATTCCaccgactgcgacagcgacaagtGTCAATCCCGCCCAACTCGACGATGCAACCAAAATGCAAATGGTGCAACAGATGAGCACACAGAGCCAAATGAACCTCGACTGGAGTCGCAAGTGAGTAGCAC
It encodes the following:
- the LOC132797125 gene encoding nuclear RNA export factor 1 isoform X1, with protein sequence MPKRGGGGGGQRYNNNNGGNGNGNGGGNNGGGGGSRFSALKDFGDDDHQRRKDRNKRRVSFKTSQFPHKSDVKLRMQDVRRWDEDDDMSEMTTTVKQDRPSSRRRGSPIPRGKFSKLMRNAVGWYQVTIHNGQIYDKETLLRALLAAMSPHVFIPQYWRVERSCVLFFTDDFEVAERIQQLGRHAQLPDGFRLMPRVRNGIPLVTIDDEFKAKMKVVMAKRYNVQTKALDLSKFHADPDMKPLFCPLFRSNVMSCALDIICENIPDLEAINLNDNQMSTMEAFKGADKRLPNLKILYLGDNKLQSLAHLLVFRYLPIVELVLRNNPCRLRYKDPQQFVSEVRRKFPKLVKLDGFELSESSGVMPPAKASFLCDSAGAELVRQFLEQYFNIFDSGNRQPLLDAYHEHALLSMSMPPMSQGGRLNNFRKFNRNLRRIISNERDDPRTKFLKSGRLACVSALDEWPRTVHERRTFSVDLTIYNPQMMVFTVTGLFKEFTGDTDTSTFYELRHFVRTFVLVPQNTGFCIRNETIFITSATPEQLREFKRSQHQPAPGAPMPSNVAVAAAVGETSLQNRLQQGQPPTAAVALLPPPTIPPTATATSVNPAQLDDATKMQMVQQMSTQSQMNLDWSRKCLEETNWDFNYAGFVFEKLFKENKIPPEAFIK
- the LOC132797125 gene encoding nuclear RNA export factor 1 isoform X2 encodes the protein MPKRGGGGGGQRYNNNNGGNGNGNGGGNNGGGGGSRFSALKDFGDDDHQRRKDRNKRRVSFKTSQFPHKSDVKLRMQDVRRWDEDDDMSEMTTTVKDRPSSRRRGSPIPRGKFSKLMRNAVGWYQVTIHNGQIYDKETLLRALLAAMSPHVFIPQYWRVERSCVLFFTDDFEVAERIQQLGRHAQLPDGFRLMPRVRNGIPLVTIDDEFKAKMKVVMAKRYNVQTKALDLSKFHADPDMKPLFCPLFRSNVMSCALDIICENIPDLEAINLNDNQMSTMEAFKGADKRLPNLKILYLGDNKLQSLAHLLVFRYLPIVELVLRNNPCRLRYKDPQQFVSEVRRKFPKLVKLDGFELSESSGVMPPAKASFLCDSAGAELVRQFLEQYFNIFDSGNRQPLLDAYHEHALLSMSMPPMSQGGRLNNFRKFNRNLRRIISNERDDPRTKFLKSGRLACVSALDEWPRTVHERRTFSVDLTIYNPQMMVFTVTGLFKEFTGDTDTSTFYELRHFVRTFVLVPQNTGFCIRNETIFITSATPEQLREFKRSQHQPAPGAPMPSNVAVAAAVGETSLQNRLQQGQPPTAAVALLPPPTIPPTATATSVNPAQLDDATKMQMVQQMSTQSQMNLDWSRKCLEETNWDFNYAGFVFEKLFKENKIPPEAFIK